The following proteins come from a genomic window of Tenebrio molitor chromosome 9, icTenMoli1.1, whole genome shotgun sequence:
- the LOC138137730 gene encoding uncharacterized protein isoform X4, which translates to MSKTFSKKTNLVETLNKISSNQNHIDKLYNELEKYITDFEHNITTNVKFTNNILSPKFNSVAQSMEAIHNFAIAPDFLESLLKHAEPGNRRFFCKNHQSSQQVLNNFLSEVILTSTKGHILVQAAYIMKRLYSEGNIVKEAEAATGMFKRRTNNMITTIKSFMAKASREMWRCTPDRHIPGDTYTEITNFFHGYIENSETQRCYSDSDQKVSFCCKTWSTEPICSKLMKCELIHNEMDVCLSSIVKNRRRYEYVEFKNGPVFGRNNDNCTHRKTHLESFPICPYHFCVCVEDPRFFSDRYINLLMYKTDMSDNRVVTGVRFVKHNRIIHLQVQEGQLLPKGQIDPDTIRWIPPENYSISDAGLTVNTYFQVSLENRSLDLRDVMADEGFVITGVGFRNEGRLKLEIQTTPFNFTTGELTNPENLSVTKMIQRTHLEIKFRNFGRELKLDKPDIPTRCATSAEYRTSNTFIKFTHTGNENDAAQTTVPFFDTQPVVPAVPLPLSAIGIYHKGGRGCGGFVAPRIFTSDFTKYLKAPFPLGG; encoded by the exons aaacaaatctagTTGAGACTTTGAACAAAATCTCTTCTAATCAGAATCATATCGACAAACTTTACAACGAATTGGAAAAATACATTACGGATTTTGAACATAACATTACAACCAACGTGAAATTTACAAACAACATTCTTTCTCCGAAATTCAATTCCGTGGCACAATCAATGGAAGCCATACACAATTTTGCGATTGCACCAGATTTTTTGGAATCACTACTCAAACATGCTGAG CCAGGAAATCGGAGATTTTTCTGCAAAAACCACCAATCTTCGCAACAGgtgttaaataatttcttaagTGAAGTCATTTTGACGAGCACGAAAGGTCACATCTTGGTGCAAGCAGCGTACATTATGAAGCGATTGTATAGTGAAG GTAACATTGTGAAAGAAGCAGAAGCAGCAACGGGAATGTTTAAAAGAAGAACTAACAACATGATTACTACCATTAAGTCATTTATGGCGAAGGCGTCTAGAGAAATGTGGAGATGTACTCCTGATCGACATATTCCAG GTGACACGTACACTgaaatcaccaatttttttcatggcTATATTGAAAATTCGGAAACGCAGAGATGTTACAGTGATAGCGATCAAAAAGTATCATTTTGCTGTAAAACGTGGTCCACCGAACCGATATGTTCAAAACTCATGAAGTGTGAACTTATCCATAATGAGATGGACGTCTGTTTGTCA AGCATCGTTAAAAATCGAAGAAGATATGAATATgtagaattcaaaaatggaCCAGTTTTTGGAAGGAACAATGATAATTGCACGCATCGCAAAACTCATTTAGAGAGTTTCCCTATATGTCCTTACCACTTCTGCGTATGTGTAGAAGACCCGAGATTTTTCTCTGACAGATACATAAACTTGCTCATGTACAAAACAGATATGAGCGACAACAG AGTTGTGACAGGTGTGCGATTCGTTAAACACAATCGAATTATTCACTTGCAAGTGCAAGAGGGTCAACTTCTTCCAAAGGGACAAATCGATCCGGACACGATCCGATGGATACCTCCGGAAAATTATTCAATATCGGATGCTGGTCTTACCGTAAATACTTACTTCCAGGTTTCATTGGAAAACAGGAGCTTAGACCTGCGTGACGTGATGGCGGATGAAGGGTTTGTGATAACAG GGGTGGGATTTAGAAATGAGGGACGTCTAAAACTGGAAATTCAAACGACGCCCTTTAATTTCACCACAGGAGAGTTGACAAATCCGGAAAATTTGAGCGTGACCAAAATGATTCAACGGACGCATCTGGAAATAAA ATTTCGTAATTTCGGTAGAGAACTCAAACTCGACAAGCCCGACATTCCTACACGTTGCGCAACGTCTGCGGAATATCGCACAAGCAACACATTCATTAAATTCACTCATACTGGTAACGAAAATGACGCAGCCCAGACCACGGTACCATTTTTCGATACTCAACCTGTGGTACCCGCAGTGCCCCTTCCTTTGTCGGCCATTGGAATTTATCACAAAGGAGGAAGAGGTTGTGGAGGTTTCGTAGCGCCCCGAATTTTCACTTCAGATTTTACCAAATATTTAAAAGCTCCGTTTCCTCTTGGAGGGTAA
- the LOC138137728 gene encoding uncharacterized protein isoform X2 translates to MRLYFLLVISTVTPLLVTPLSILEVLDKTSSVLKLLESAWEFVNNDLGIVEISDRKRERMIFSKIDNINMQLVDMNAKINGQDDGINMLLRKKTYIPEELEVQLELNDLRIKHLFIENYYQRMEKYVIDLEDYKNSTLIDFIDGVVSNYPNSAISLVEAVNRQVTESKFLRMLLTQFNLTNSDYPCKERRSAQQAFYNFFGEILLINTKSHVLIEVAYIIKHLYGQGNFTKRISDDNKQFRANMNNIITTTRPYMMQASLELWRCDPKEHIPDETYIEFTNFLHGYILNKANLDGRGQCHEECNIFSYIRNTEVNVKCNDDNRWCNSQLPCPKIVNCQFIDSAMTVCESRMPNTKRRYEYVELIEKNRTLGKKKSCRAGDEFSLATYRDWVVFKCSYCFCLCDEGAKYFSDRYINLRTVMATTSDNRVVTGVRFVKHNRILHLQVQEGRLVENGEIDRSTVRWVPVENYKIVDKHIFNGQDYHTLSWEQRGFELHDVMVEEGFVVTGVKFKSIDSRIYLEVLKTPFNFTSGKLETESYFKENPRSQANHTFSKELKLIHPDVPTTNGTNTNRSTNRYVQFINTDYYKDAGQTTVPFFDAQPVESAEPVPLSGIGIYHKGRSGSGGFIAPRIFTYNFATHLQPFKEKR, encoded by the exons ATGCGTCTTTACTTTCTTTTGGTGATTTCCACAGTGACACCACTACTAGTGACGCCTCTCTCCATACTAGAAGTTCTTGATAAAACTTCATCTGTTCTAAAGTTGCTAGAGTCAGCGTGGGAATTTGTTAACAATGATTTAGGCATCGTTGAAATATCAGATAggaagagagagagaatgatcTTTTCAAAAATCGACAACATAAACATGCAACTTGTCGACATGAATGCGAAAATTAACGGACAAG ACGACGGTATTAACATGCTCTTGAGGAAGAAAACCTATATCCCCGAAGAGCTTGAAGTGCAATTGGAACTGAACGATTTACgtataaaacatttatttatcgaAAACTATTACCAACGAATGGAAAAATATGTTATTGACCTCGAAGACTACAAAAATTCAACTCTGATTGATTTCATCGATGGCGTCGTATCGAACTACCCTAATTCTGCGATCAGTTTGGTCGAAGCAGTGAACAGACAAGTGACAGAATCCAAATTTCTTAGGATGTTGTTGACACAGTTCAAT CTGACAAATTCGGATTATCCCTGTAAAGAGCGCCGCTCTGCCCAGCAAGCTTTCTATAATTTCTTTGGCGAAATTCTTTTGATAAACACCAAAAGTCATGTGTTAATCGAAGTAGCTTACATAATCAAACATTTATACGGTCAAG GCAACTTCACAAAACGAATATCAGACGACAACAAACAATTTAGGGCAAACATGAATAACATCATCACTACCACAAGACCATACATGATGCAGGCTTCGTTAGAGCTGTGGAGATGCGATCCGAAGGAACATATTCCAG ATGAAACTTACATCGAATTCACCAATTTCCTTCACGGTTATATCCTCAACAAAGCAAATCTAGATGGTAGAGGGCAATGTCATGAAGAGTGCAACATCTTTTCATACATCAGGAACACCGAAGTCAACGTAAAATGTAATGACGACAACCGATGGTGCAATTCCCAATTACCTTGTCCAAAAATAGTCAACTGTCAATTTATCGATTCCGCAATGACGGTTTGTGAGTCG AGAATGCCAAATACTAAAAGAAGATACGAGTACGTTGAATTGATAGAGAAAAACCGCACACTTGGCAAAAAGAAAAGTTGTCGAGCTGGTGACGAGTTCAGCTTGGCAACTTACAGAGATTGGGTGGTTTTCAAATGTTCGTACTGCTTCTGTTTGTGCGACGAAGGTGCGAAATATTTCTCCGACAGGTACATCAACTTAAGAACTGTGATGGCGACTACGAGCGACAACAG AGTTGTGACAGGTGTGCGTTTCGTCAAACACAACCGCATCCTTCATTTGCAAGTTCAAGAAGGACGTCTTGTTGAAAATGGTGAAATAGATAGGTCCACAGTTAGATGGGTACCTGTTGAGAACTACAAAATAGTCGACAAACACATTTTCAACGGTCAAGATTACCACACCCTCTCTTGGGAGCAGAGAGGCTTCGAATTGCACGATGTTATGGTGGAAGAAGGATTTGTAGTAACAGGTGTTAAATTCAAAAGCATCGATTCCAGAATATATCTGGAAGTCCTAAAGACACCTTTCAATTTTACAAGTGGAAAATTGGAAACTGAAAGCTATTTCAAAGAAAATCCCAGAAGCCAGGCTAATCATAC GTTCAGCAAAGAGTTGAAGTTGATTCACCCCGACGTTCCTACTACCAATGGGACCAATACGAACCGATCTACCAACAGATACGTCCAGTTCATAAACACCGATTATTATAAAGACGCGGGACAGACGACGGTACCATTTTTCGATGCTCAACCTGTGGAATCTGCAGAACCTGTTCCATTATCGGGGATAGGAATCTACCATAAGGGGAGAAGTGGATCCGGGGGTTTCATAGCGCCTAGAATTTTTACTTACAATTTTGCCACACATTTACAgccttttaaagaaaaaagatag
- the LOC138137730 gene encoding uncharacterized protein isoform X3, whose product MIHSIRSVGDKFITIQTMSKTFSKKTNLVETLNKISSNQNHIDKLYNELEKYITDFEHNITTNVKFTNNILSPKFNSVAQSMEAIHNFAIAPDFLESLLKHAEPGNRRFFCKNHQSSQQVLNNFLSEVILTSTKGHILVQAAYIMKRLYSEGNIVKEAEAATGMFKRRTNNMITTIKSFMAKASREMWRCTPDRHIPGDTYTEITNFFHGYIENSETQRCYSDSDQKVSFCCKTWSTEPICSKLMKCELIHNEMDVCLSSIVKNRRRYEYVEFKNGPVFGRNNDNCTHRKTHLESFPICPYHFCVCVEDPRFFSDRYINLLMYKTDMSDNRVVTGVRFVKHNRIIHLQVQEGQLLPKGQIDPDTIRWIPPENYSISDAGLTVNTYFQVSLENRSLDLRDVMADEGFVITGVGFRNEGRLKLEIQTTPFNFTTGELTNPENLSVTKMIQRTHLEIKFRNFGRELKLDKPDIPTRCATSAEYRTSNTFIKFTHTGNENDAAQTTVPFFDTQPVVPAVPLPLSAIGIYHKGGRGCGGFVAPRIFTSDFTKYLKAPFPLGG is encoded by the exons aaacaaatctagTTGAGACTTTGAACAAAATCTCTTCTAATCAGAATCATATCGACAAACTTTACAACGAATTGGAAAAATACATTACGGATTTTGAACATAACATTACAACCAACGTGAAATTTACAAACAACATTCTTTCTCCGAAATTCAATTCCGTGGCACAATCAATGGAAGCCATACACAATTTTGCGATTGCACCAGATTTTTTGGAATCACTACTCAAACATGCTGAG CCAGGAAATCGGAGATTTTTCTGCAAAAACCACCAATCTTCGCAACAGgtgttaaataatttcttaagTGAAGTCATTTTGACGAGCACGAAAGGTCACATCTTGGTGCAAGCAGCGTACATTATGAAGCGATTGTATAGTGAAG GTAACATTGTGAAAGAAGCAGAAGCAGCAACGGGAATGTTTAAAAGAAGAACTAACAACATGATTACTACCATTAAGTCATTTATGGCGAAGGCGTCTAGAGAAATGTGGAGATGTACTCCTGATCGACATATTCCAG GTGACACGTACACTgaaatcaccaatttttttcatggcTATATTGAAAATTCGGAAACGCAGAGATGTTACAGTGATAGCGATCAAAAAGTATCATTTTGCTGTAAAACGTGGTCCACCGAACCGATATGTTCAAAACTCATGAAGTGTGAACTTATCCATAATGAGATGGACGTCTGTTTGTCA AGCATCGTTAAAAATCGAAGAAGATATGAATATgtagaattcaaaaatggaCCAGTTTTTGGAAGGAACAATGATAATTGCACGCATCGCAAAACTCATTTAGAGAGTTTCCCTATATGTCCTTACCACTTCTGCGTATGTGTAGAAGACCCGAGATTTTTCTCTGACAGATACATAAACTTGCTCATGTACAAAACAGATATGAGCGACAACAG AGTTGTGACAGGTGTGCGATTCGTTAAACACAATCGAATTATTCACTTGCAAGTGCAAGAGGGTCAACTTCTTCCAAAGGGACAAATCGATCCGGACACGATCCGATGGATACCTCCGGAAAATTATTCAATATCGGATGCTGGTCTTACCGTAAATACTTACTTCCAGGTTTCATTGGAAAACAGGAGCTTAGACCTGCGTGACGTGATGGCGGATGAAGGGTTTGTGATAACAG GGGTGGGATTTAGAAATGAGGGACGTCTAAAACTGGAAATTCAAACGACGCCCTTTAATTTCACCACAGGAGAGTTGACAAATCCGGAAAATTTGAGCGTGACCAAAATGATTCAACGGACGCATCTGGAAATAAA ATTTCGTAATTTCGGTAGAGAACTCAAACTCGACAAGCCCGACATTCCTACACGTTGCGCAACGTCTGCGGAATATCGCACAAGCAACACATTCATTAAATTCACTCATACTGGTAACGAAAATGACGCAGCCCAGACCACGGTACCATTTTTCGATACTCAACCTGTGGTACCCGCAGTGCCCCTTCCTTTGTCGGCCATTGGAATTTATCACAAAGGAGGAAGAGGTTGTGGAGGTTTCGTAGCGCCCCGAATTTTCACTTCAGATTTTACCAAATATTTAAAAGCTCCGTTTCCTCTTGGAGGGTAA
- the LOC138137728 gene encoding uncharacterized protein isoform X1, producing MRLYFLLVISTVTPLLVTPLSILEVLDKTSSVLKLLESAWEFVNNDLGIVEISDRKRERMIFSKIDNINMQLVDMNAKINGQGMTSRNLFVTIQTVTNFQDDGINMLLRKKTYIPEELEVQLELNDLRIKHLFIENYYQRMEKYVIDLEDYKNSTLIDFIDGVVSNYPNSAISLVEAVNRQVTESKFLRMLLTQFNLTNSDYPCKERRSAQQAFYNFFGEILLINTKSHVLIEVAYIIKHLYGQGNFTKRISDDNKQFRANMNNIITTTRPYMMQASLELWRCDPKEHIPDETYIEFTNFLHGYILNKANLDGRGQCHEECNIFSYIRNTEVNVKCNDDNRWCNSQLPCPKIVNCQFIDSAMTVCESRMPNTKRRYEYVELIEKNRTLGKKKSCRAGDEFSLATYRDWVVFKCSYCFCLCDEGAKYFSDRYINLRTVMATTSDNRVVTGVRFVKHNRILHLQVQEGRLVENGEIDRSTVRWVPVENYKIVDKHIFNGQDYHTLSWEQRGFELHDVMVEEGFVVTGVKFKSIDSRIYLEVLKTPFNFTSGKLETESYFKENPRSQANHTFSKELKLIHPDVPTTNGTNTNRSTNRYVQFINTDYYKDAGQTTVPFFDAQPVESAEPVPLSGIGIYHKGRSGSGGFIAPRIFTYNFATHLQPFKEKR from the exons ATGCGTCTTTACTTTCTTTTGGTGATTTCCACAGTGACACCACTACTAGTGACGCCTCTCTCCATACTAGAAGTTCTTGATAAAACTTCATCTGTTCTAAAGTTGCTAGAGTCAGCGTGGGAATTTGTTAACAATGATTTAGGCATCGTTGAAATATCAGATAggaagagagagagaatgatcTTTTCAAAAATCGACAACATAAACATGCAACTTGTCGACATGAATGCGAAAATTAACGGACAAGGTATGACTTCTCGAAATCTGTTTGTAACCATTCAAACTGTCACAAATTTTCAAGACGACGGTATTAACATGCTCTTGAGGAAGAAAACCTATATCCCCGAAGAGCTTGAAGTGCAATTGGAACTGAACGATTTACgtataaaacatttatttatcgaAAACTATTACCAACGAATGGAAAAATATGTTATTGACCTCGAAGACTACAAAAATTCAACTCTGATTGATTTCATCGATGGCGTCGTATCGAACTACCCTAATTCTGCGATCAGTTTGGTCGAAGCAGTGAACAGACAAGTGACAGAATCCAAATTTCTTAGGATGTTGTTGACACAGTTCAAT CTGACAAATTCGGATTATCCCTGTAAAGAGCGCCGCTCTGCCCAGCAAGCTTTCTATAATTTCTTTGGCGAAATTCTTTTGATAAACACCAAAAGTCATGTGTTAATCGAAGTAGCTTACATAATCAAACATTTATACGGTCAAG GCAACTTCACAAAACGAATATCAGACGACAACAAACAATTTAGGGCAAACATGAATAACATCATCACTACCACAAGACCATACATGATGCAGGCTTCGTTAGAGCTGTGGAGATGCGATCCGAAGGAACATATTCCAG ATGAAACTTACATCGAATTCACCAATTTCCTTCACGGTTATATCCTCAACAAAGCAAATCTAGATGGTAGAGGGCAATGTCATGAAGAGTGCAACATCTTTTCATACATCAGGAACACCGAAGTCAACGTAAAATGTAATGACGACAACCGATGGTGCAATTCCCAATTACCTTGTCCAAAAATAGTCAACTGTCAATTTATCGATTCCGCAATGACGGTTTGTGAGTCG AGAATGCCAAATACTAAAAGAAGATACGAGTACGTTGAATTGATAGAGAAAAACCGCACACTTGGCAAAAAGAAAAGTTGTCGAGCTGGTGACGAGTTCAGCTTGGCAACTTACAGAGATTGGGTGGTTTTCAAATGTTCGTACTGCTTCTGTTTGTGCGACGAAGGTGCGAAATATTTCTCCGACAGGTACATCAACTTAAGAACTGTGATGGCGACTACGAGCGACAACAG AGTTGTGACAGGTGTGCGTTTCGTCAAACACAACCGCATCCTTCATTTGCAAGTTCAAGAAGGACGTCTTGTTGAAAATGGTGAAATAGATAGGTCCACAGTTAGATGGGTACCTGTTGAGAACTACAAAATAGTCGACAAACACATTTTCAACGGTCAAGATTACCACACCCTCTCTTGGGAGCAGAGAGGCTTCGAATTGCACGATGTTATGGTGGAAGAAGGATTTGTAGTAACAGGTGTTAAATTCAAAAGCATCGATTCCAGAATATATCTGGAAGTCCTAAAGACACCTTTCAATTTTACAAGTGGAAAATTGGAAACTGAAAGCTATTTCAAAGAAAATCCCAGAAGCCAGGCTAATCATAC GTTCAGCAAAGAGTTGAAGTTGATTCACCCCGACGTTCCTACTACCAATGGGACCAATACGAACCGATCTACCAACAGATACGTCCAGTTCATAAACACCGATTATTATAAAGACGCGGGACAGACGACGGTACCATTTTTCGATGCTCAACCTGTGGAATCTGCAGAACCTGTTCCATTATCGGGGATAGGAATCTACCATAAGGGGAGAAGTGGATCCGGGGGTTTCATAGCGCCTAGAATTTTTACTTACAATTTTGCCACACATTTACAgccttttaaagaaaaaagatag